CTGGGCGCCGAGGTCTGGATCGACGATGCCGGAGAAAAGGTCGGCGGCAACGTCGGCAATCTGATCGCACATTGGGACGGCGGCACGCCGGGCGCACGGCCTTTTCTACTTTCGGCCCACATGGATACGGTGGCTCCGGGAGAGGGGATTACGCCGGTGCTCGAAGGAACTATTTTGCGAAGCGACGGGCGGACTGTGCTCGGCGGGGACGACAAAAGCGGCGTCGCCATCATCTGCGAGGTGCTGCGGGTCTTGACGGAGAAAAAACTTCCCTGCGGCGGCATCGATGTGGTATTCACCATCTGCGAGGAGGCGGGTCTTATCGGCGCGAAGTGCCTTGACGTGGCCCGCTTACGGGCGCGCACCGGTCTCGTGCTCGACAGCGACTCCGTCGGATTCCTTTTTACCAAGGCACCGGCGGCCAACCGCTTCGAGTTTCTCGTCCACGGTCTGGAAGCGCATGCCGGTGTTTGTCCCGAAAAGGGTATCAGCGCGATTCAAATCGCCGCCGAGGGCGTCTCCCGCATGAAGCTCGGCAGGATCGACGCCGAGACCACGGCTAACATCGGCGTGATCGAAGGCGGAGTAGCAGTCAATATCATTCCCAACTCCGTGCTGCTCAAAGGCGAGGCCCGAAGCCACAACGAGGAAAAGCTCAAGCAACAAACCGCGCACATGATTCGCTCTCTCGAAGAAGCGGCCGCGCGACACGAGCTGAAGTTCGACGGGCAAGTCTTCCGCGCCAGCGTCGAGGCGAAAGTCGAGCGGGATTACGACCGTCTGGACGTGTCCGACGACTCACCGCTCGTGCGTCTGGTCCGCGCGGCGGGCAAGAATCTCGGCGTAGAGGTCAGCACACAGGCGACCGGAGGCGGCTGCGATGCCAACGTTTTCAACAAAAAAGGCCTCGAAGTGGCGAACCTGTCCACGGGGATGCGCGA
This DNA window, taken from Candidatus Binatia bacterium, encodes the following:
- a CDS encoding M20/M25/M40 family metallo-hydrolase; its protein translation is MIDQERLKNLLIELIRIDSLSRKEQAVAMRLKRELEGLGAEVWIDDAGEKVGGNVGNLIAHWDGGTPGARPFLLSAHMDTVAPGEGITPVLEGTILRSDGRTVLGGDDKSGVAIICEVLRVLTEKKLPCGGIDVVFTICEEAGLIGAKCLDVARLRARTGLVLDSDSVGFLFTKAPAANRFEFLVHGLEAHAGVCPEKGISAIQIAAEGVSRMKLGRIDAETTANIGVIEGGVAVNIIPNSVLLKGEARSHNEEKLKQQTAHMIRSLEEAAARHELKFDGQVFRASVEAKVERDYDRLDVSDDSPLVRLVRAAGKNLGVEVSTQATGGGCDANVFNKKGLEVANLSTGMREIHTVKEWLDLNDLYLSARMVLEIVRLNAQS